AGCGCGCTCGTGTCGCCGTCCGCGAACATCTCATTGGCCCCAGAGTCCCAGGTCCCCTCGTAGCCGAGCGTCCACAGCGACCACGCGTCTTTGACGTAGTAGGTCTCGTCGAAGGCGAGTGTGCCGGGGTGTCCGAGATTCGTCAGGCGCAGGATGCCCGCGAACACCGTCAGCAGCAGCGGAATCAGCCAGGATGCCGCACGCGAACGGCGGATGCTGTCGCGCAGTCGCTCCGCAGCGGTCGAACGCTGCTCGACAGGCGGTAACAGGGGCGCGGTCACCGCACCAGCCTATGCTGGGCGGGTGATCATCCTCGCGGCGACCCCGATCGGAAATCTTGGCGATGCGTCGAAGCGGCTCATCGAGGTGCTGGAGAACGCCGAGGTGATCGCGGCAGAGGACACCCGCACAACCCAGCGCCTGCTGCAGGCGCTGCACGTCGAGAACCGTCCGCGTCTGATCGCGCTGCACGATCACAACGAGAAGCACAAGGCCGCAGAGCTCGCCGCCCTCGCGCTCGACAGCGACCTTGTGGTGCTGAGCGATGCGGGCATGCCGACTGTGAGCGATCCCGGGTACGGGCTTGTCGCGGAGGCTGTCGCGCAGGGTGTGACGGTCACTGCGATCCCGGGGCCGAGCGCCGTTCTGACGGCGCTCGCGATCTCCGGATTGCCCACCGACCGCTTCTCCTTCGAGGGGTTCCTGCCACGCAAGCCGGGCGAACGCCGTTCGACGTTGCGGACACTCGCCTCCGAGCAGCGCACGATGGTGTTCTTCGAATCCCCATCCCGGCTGGCAGGCACGCTCGCAGACATGGGCGCCGCCTTCGGCGAAGATCGCCGCATCGCCGTGTGCCGCGAACTCACCAAGTTCTACGAAGAGGTGCGTCGGGGCACCTCCGCGGAACTCGTCGCGTGGGCCGAGGGCGGTGTCAAGGGTGAGATCGTCGTCGTCGTCGAGGGGGCGACCGCCCGAGACGTCACCCCGGAGGATGCGCTCAGCCAGGTGCAGGCGCTCGTCGCCGACGGCATGCGCTTGAAGGAGGCCGCCGCAGAGGTGGCCGCACAGACCGGGCACTCCTCGCGTGAGCTGTACCAGGCGGCCCTCGCGGCGCGATGAGCCTCGACGCGAACGAGCGCGCCGTCGAGAGCGCCTACGATGCACGGGCGGCCGAGTACATCGACGTCCTCGGCGACATCTCGCAGATGGCGGACGCAGACCGTGCGCTGATCGCCGAGTGGCGGGCGATGACGACGGGACCACTGGTGGATGCCGGCTGCGGCCCCGGGCACTGGACCCAGTACCTCTGGGAGATGGCGCCCGCCGGAACGGACCCGAGCGTGCTCGGCGTCGATCTCTCGGCGGAGTTCATCGCGCACGCCAGGAGCCGCTATCCCGAGGCTACATTCCGGCAGGGAACGATCGCACAGCTGCCCTGTGGAGACGAGGCGCTCGGTGGCATCCTCGCCTGGTACTCGCTGATTCACGTGCCGCCCGAGGAGGTGCCGAGGATCCTGCGTGAGTTCGCCCGGGTCATCCGCTCGGGGGGAAGCATCCTCGTGGCATTCTTCGACGGCCCCTCACGCGTGCCGTTCGCGCACGCGGTGACTCCTGCGTACTTCTGGTCTCCCGAAGACCTCGCCGACCTGCTGGGCGACGCGGGATTCGCCTGTGACCCGCCGCTGCGCCGTTCCCGCGAAGAGGGCGAGGCCAGCGTACGTCCGCACGCCTCGTTCATCGCACGGCGGAGGTGATTCCGCCCGCGGCATCCGCTCCGCGTCACTCGGCAGCCCACGTTCCCGCTTCGGCCTAGAATCGAAGCCATGCCCGCAGGCGAATCTTTCTACATCACCACTCCGATCTACTACCCCTCGGATGTGCCGCACATCGGCCACGGCTACACGACCGTCGCCGTCGACACCCTTGCCCGCTGGCACCGCCAGGCGGGTGACCCGACGTGGATGCTCACCGGCACCGATGAGCACGGTCAGAAGATGCTCCGCGCGGCCGCAGCGAACAATGTCACGCCGCAGGAGTGGGTCGACAAGCTCGTCACCGAGGCATGGTTCCCGCTGCTCAAGACGCTTGACGTCGCGAACGACGACTTCATCCGCACGACGCAGGAGCGTCACGAAGAGCGTGTGAAGAAGTTCGTGCAGGCGATCTACGACCGCGGCTACATCTACGCCGGCGAGTACGAGGCGCTGTACTGCGTGGGCTGCGAGGAGTTCAAGCCCGACAGCGAGATCGTCGACGGCACAGGTCCCTTCGAGGGGCTGAAGGTCTGCGCGATCCACTCCAAGCCGCTGGAGCTGCTGCAGGAGAAGAACTACTTCTTCAAGCTCAGCGAGTTCCAGGACCGTCTGCTCGAGCTCTACCGTGATGAGCCGGATTTCGTGCGCCCGGAGTCGGCGCGCAACGAGGTCGTCTCGTTCGTCAAGCAGGGACTGAAAGACCTCTCGATCTCGCGCTCCGCG
The DNA window shown above is from Microbacterium keratanolyticum and carries:
- the rsmI gene encoding 16S rRNA (cytidine(1402)-2'-O)-methyltransferase, which gives rise to MIILAATPIGNLGDASKRLIEVLENAEVIAAEDTRTTQRLLQALHVENRPRLIALHDHNEKHKAAELAALALDSDLVVLSDAGMPTVSDPGYGLVAEAVAQGVTVTAIPGPSAVLTALAISGLPTDRFSFEGFLPRKPGERRSTLRTLASEQRTMVFFESPSRLAGTLADMGAAFGEDRRIAVCRELTKFYEEVRRGTSAELVAWAEGGVKGEIVVVVEGATARDVTPEDALSQVQALVADGMRLKEAAAEVAAQTGHSSRELYQAALAAR
- a CDS encoding class I SAM-dependent methyltransferase gives rise to the protein MSLDANERAVESAYDARAAEYIDVLGDISQMADADRALIAEWRAMTTGPLVDAGCGPGHWTQYLWEMAPAGTDPSVLGVDLSAEFIAHARSRYPEATFRQGTIAQLPCGDEALGGILAWYSLIHVPPEEVPRILREFARVIRSGGSILVAFFDGPSRVPFAHAVTPAYFWSPEDLADLLGDAGFACDPPLRRSREEGEASVRPHASFIARRR